A window of Garciella nitratireducens DSM 15102 contains these coding sequences:
- a CDS encoding Fur family transcriptional regulator: MGYKLTPQRRNILNVILEHEGEHLSTLEIYDLVKKDCPEIGLATVYRTLQLFEDIDIINRQNFDDGCNRYELADPEQDHQHHHLICISCGKVSEMEDDLLEELEQEVKIKKGFEIINHKLKFFGYCEDCSNKMKRNGKKNV, from the coding sequence ATGGGATATAAATTAACACCTCAAAGAAGAAATATTTTAAATGTAATCTTAGAACATGAAGGAGAACATCTTAGTACTTTAGAGATTTATGATTTGGTAAAAAAAGATTGTCCTGAAATAGGTTTAGCAACCGTATATAGAACGTTGCAATTATTTGAGGATATTGATATTATAAATAGACAAAATTTTGATGATGGATGCAATCGATACGAATTAGCGGATCCTGAACAAGATCATCAACATCATCATTTAATTTGTATTTCCTGTGGTAAAGTAAGTGAAATGGAGGATGATTTGCTAGAAGAATTAGAACAAGAAGTAAAAATAAAAAAAGGATTTGAAATTATTAACCATAAATTAAAATTTTTTGGCTATTGCGAAGATTGTAGTAATAAGATGAAAAGAAATGGGAAAAAAAATGTTTAA
- a CDS encoding ABC transporter ATP-binding protein, whose protein sequence is MEVTLRNIGKKYEGREKFTLKGVNLKIENQDFCVILGPSGCGKTTLLRMIAGLNSITEGDLYFDEKRVNKTSPKDRDIAMVFQSYALYPHMSVYENMGFSLLMRKENKKIIHQRVMEAAKLLELTDYLYSKPSDISGGQRQRVALGRAIVRKPKVFLMDEPLSNLDAKLREHMRVELVRLHKTLGSTTVYVTHDQTEAMTMATKIVLMNDGKIQQVGKPEELYNKPANLFVAKFIGSPTMNIIDGKIKNKKFVSKDEIIKVTPSKEDEEFLKDYEGKEVCLGIRAERFESGGQLGDAFECRIDVVEMLGKEKILYARLKSGFELMISVPGHYEYEEGENHFFGYNTKALHFFDKKTGKRIN, encoded by the coding sequence ATGGAGGTTACTTTAAGAAATATAGGTAAAAAGTATGAAGGACGAGAAAAATTTACATTAAAAGGAGTAAATTTAAAAATAGAAAATCAAGATTTTTGTGTGATATTAGGTCCATCAGGATGCGGAAAAACAACATTATTGAGAATGATAGCTGGTCTTAATTCTATAACCGAAGGAGATTTATATTTTGATGAAAAACGAGTAAATAAAACTTCTCCAAAAGATAGAGATATTGCTATGGTTTTTCAATCTTATGCTTTATATCCTCATATGAGCGTGTATGAAAATATGGGTTTTTCTTTATTGATGAGAAAAGAAAATAAAAAAATCATTCATCAAAGAGTGATGGAAGCAGCTAAATTATTAGAACTTACGGATTATTTATATTCAAAGCCTTCTGATATTTCTGGAGGGCAAAGACAAAGAGTTGCTCTAGGAAGAGCAATTGTAAGAAAACCTAAAGTGTTTCTTATGGACGAACCATTATCAAATTTAGATGCAAAACTTAGAGAACATATGAGAGTAGAATTGGTAAGATTGCATAAAACGTTAGGCAGTACTACTGTTTATGTAACTCATGATCAAACAGAAGCTATGACTATGGCTACTAAAATTGTATTGATGAACGATGGGAAGATCCAACAAGTAGGAAAACCAGAGGAACTTTATAATAAGCCAGCAAATTTATTTGTAGCTAAATTTATAGGTTCTCCTACCATGAATATTATTGATGGGAAAATAAAAAATAAAAAATTTGTATCAAAGGATGAAATTATAAAGGTAACTCCTTCTAAAGAAGATGAAGAATTTTTAAAAGACTATGAAGGAAAAGAAGTATGCTTAGGGATAAGAGCAGAAAGATTCGAAAGTGGAGGTCAATTGGGAGATGCTTTCGAATGTAGAATAGATGTAGTAGAAATGTTAGGAAAAGAAAAGATCCTTTATGCTAGGTTAAAAAGTGGATTTGAATTAATGATATCTGTTCCTGGACATTATGAATATGAAGAAGGAGAGAATCATTTTTTTGGATATAATACAAAGGCACTGCATTTTTTTGATAAAAAAACGGGAAAACGAATCAATTAA
- a CDS encoding LacI family DNA-binding transcriptional regulator has product MKKAKQITANDVARLAGVSISTVSRVISNNPKISKSTRMKVLKCMEELGYYPNANARSLAIKKTGTVGIIIPATSEDYFSNPFFTESIRGIIKSASNSDYDLLLSTNTEKGEELKILQKFIKGSKVDGVILMTSKIEDECIQYLLSVDFPFSLIGSTQDENQKINQVDNDNCLAAYELTKHIIRIGRKRIAMIVGDFNLVVSKKRMEGYKKALSESDIYFDKNLLFSGSFDEKTGYKYAKQISNIKPLPDGLIVADDLVAFGAVKAFQDLGINIPEDIAIASFNNSILAKHVDVPLTSVDINAMELGREAMNLLVDAIENKVRGRKIVIPYSIYKRESTQG; this is encoded by the coding sequence GTGAAAAAAGCTAAGCAAATTACTGCCAATGATGTTGCTAGATTAGCAGGAGTTTCTATATCTACGGTATCAAGAGTGATTTCAAACAATCCAAAGATTAGTAAGTCTACTAGAATGAAAGTATTAAAATGTATGGAAGAGCTGGGATATTATCCGAATGCCAATGCAAGATCCTTAGCAATCAAAAAAACAGGAACAGTAGGCATCATTATACCTGCAACATCAGAAGATTATTTTTCAAATCCATTTTTTACAGAATCTATTCGAGGAATTATAAAAAGTGCATCTAATTCAGATTACGATTTATTATTATCTACAAATACAGAAAAGGGAGAAGAACTGAAAATATTACAAAAGTTTATAAAAGGTTCTAAGGTAGATGGAGTGATTCTTATGACTAGCAAAATAGAGGATGAGTGTATTCAATATTTGCTAAGTGTTGATTTTCCTTTTTCCCTTATTGGTTCTACTCAAGATGAAAATCAAAAAATTAATCAAGTAGATAATGATAATTGCCTTGCTGCTTATGAGTTGACAAAACATATTATTAGAATTGGTAGAAAACGAATTGCAATGATCGTTGGAGATTTTAATTTAGTCGTTAGTAAAAAACGTATGGAAGGATATAAAAAAGCTTTATCAGAATCTGATATTTATTTTGATAAAAATTTATTATTTAGTGGTAGTTTTGATGAAAAAACTGGATACAAGTATGCAAAGCAAATATCCAATATTAAACCACTTCCAGATGGATTAATTGTAGCAGATGATTTAGTAGCATTTGGGGCTGTTAAGGCTTTTCAAGATCTAGGGATAAATATCCCCGAAGATATTGCAATTGCAAGTTTTAATAATAGTATTTTAGCAAAACATGTTGACGTGCCTTTAACATCTGTTGATATTAATGCCATGGAATTAGGAAGAGAAGCTATGAATTTATTAGTAGATGCCATTGAAAACAAAGTTCGGGGAAGAAAAATAGTAATTCCTTATAGTATTTACAAAAGAGAATCTACACAAGGATAA
- a CDS encoding ribonuclease J, whose product MAKQKEKLKVIPLGGLGEVGKNMTIFEYKNDIIIVDSGLRFPDDDMYGIDMVIPDLSYIIKNRNKIRGIVLTHGHEDHIGALPYLLKEVNVPVYATKLTLGLVENKLKEHGILRNSNLKVVKAKDVIQIGEFSVEFIHVSHSIADSVALAIKCEVATVVHTGDFKIDYTPIDNKVMDLHRLAELGKEGVTLLMADSTNVERPGYSMSESTVGQTFLELFRGVTSRIIVATFASNIHRVQQIINAAIHYNRKVVVSGRSMVNIVSVAEELGYINIPDGVLIDLNDIKKYPDEQLVIITTGSQGEPMSGLSRMSISEHKKVEISKGDLVIISATPIPGNEKSISQVINQLYKLGANVIYSKLADVHVSGHACQEELKLIHTLIRPKYFLPVHGEYRMLMQHAQLAESLGMPQENIFIGEIGSVLEVNRDFAKINGKVQSGQTLVDGLGVGDVGNIVLRDRKHLSQDGLFIVVVSLDKEKGKVVAGPDVISRGFVYVRESGNLIEEAKAVVRQALTKCEESQVTDWSTIKGAIRDTLRQFLYEKTKRKPMILPIIMEV is encoded by the coding sequence TTGGCTAAGCAGAAAGAAAAATTAAAAGTTATTCCACTTGGAGGATTAGGAGAAGTGGGAAAAAATATGACAATTTTTGAATATAAAAATGACATCATTATCGTAGATAGTGGATTGCGTTTTCCTGATGATGATATGTATGGAATTGATATGGTTATTCCAGATTTAAGCTATATTATCAAAAATAGAAATAAAATAAGAGGAATTGTGTTAACTCACGGACATGAAGATCATATTGGTGCTTTACCTTATCTTTTAAAGGAGGTAAATGTTCCTGTTTATGCTACAAAGCTTACTTTAGGATTAGTAGAAAATAAATTAAAGGAACATGGAATTTTAAGAAATAGTAATCTTAAAGTAGTGAAAGCGAAAGATGTTATTCAAATAGGAGAATTTAGTGTAGAATTTATTCATGTTAGTCACAGTATAGCAGATAGTGTGGCTTTAGCCATTAAATGTGAAGTTGCAACTGTAGTACATACAGGTGATTTTAAGATTGATTATACTCCTATAGATAATAAAGTAATGGATTTACATCGTTTAGCTGAATTAGGAAAAGAAGGAGTTACTCTTTTAATGGCTGATAGTACAAATGTAGAACGGCCTGGTTATAGTATGTCTGAAAGTACAGTAGGACAAACTTTTTTAGAATTGTTTAGAGGGGTGACCAGCAGAATTATTGTAGCTACTTTTGCATCCAATATACATCGTGTTCAACAGATCATTAATGCAGCAATTCATTATAATCGTAAAGTCGTTGTTAGTGGTAGGAGTATGGTAAATATTGTATCTGTTGCAGAAGAATTAGGTTATATCAATATTCCAGATGGAGTACTGATTGATTTAAATGATATTAAAAAATATCCAGATGAACAACTAGTAATTATTACAACAGGGAGTCAAGGAGAACCTATGTCTGGATTAAGTAGGATGTCTATTTCTGAGCATAAAAAGGTAGAAATCTCAAAAGGTGATTTAGTAATCATTTCAGCGACACCTATTCCTGGGAATGAGAAGAGTATTTCTCAAGTAATCAATCAATTATATAAATTAGGAGCAAATGTAATTTATTCTAAGCTTGCAGATGTGCATGTTTCAGGACATGCTTGTCAAGAAGAATTAAAGCTTATTCATACACTAATAAGACCTAAATATTTTTTACCTGTTCATGGAGAATATCGTATGCTTATGCAACATGCACAATTAGCAGAAAGTCTTGGAATGCCTCAGGAGAATATTTTTATTGGAGAAATTGGATCTGTATTAGAAGTAAATCGTGATTTTGCTAAAATTAATGGTAAAGTACAATCAGGTCAAACATTAGTAGATGGTTTAGGAGTCGGGGATGTAGGAAATATTGTACTTAGAGATCGTAAGCATCTTTCTCAAGATGGATTATTTATTGTAGTAGTATCCTTAGATAAAGAAAAGGGAAAGGTAGTAGCTGGGCCTGATGTAATATCTCGTGGTTTTGTTTATGTTAGAGAATCTGGAAATTTAATTGAAGAAGCAAAGGCTGTTGTAAGGCAAGCATTGACAAAATGTGAAGAAAGTCAGGTTACAGATTGGTCTACTATAAAAGGAGCTATTCGAGATACTTTACGTCAATTCTTGTATGAGAAAACAAAGAGAAAACCAATGATTTTACCCATTATAATGGAAGTATAA
- a CDS encoding sugar ABC transporter permease, giving the protein MKQFKEEKNLYLSDKQPLSISKKFFLMMSYIILICWAIVIIWPLFQMILSAFNGKQEQYLTLNDPFVFSFKHFKYLFQETLFLKWTQNTLFIALATAVLTLIIVSFTGYAYSRYRFKGKKVSLMAMMLIQAIPTFAGITAYFTMYSVISAINPAFTRQMMLVLIYAGGGIANNTFILKGYIDSISTELDDAAKIDGCSNLQIYRLIIMPIVKPMLALIALWSFIGPFMDYLLPKVLLTNPESYTLAAGLFTLINDIRTINQPAFAAGGLLTSIPVVILFIVLQKQLVSGLAKGSVKG; this is encoded by the coding sequence ATGAAGCAATTTAAAGAAGAAAAAAATTTATATTTATCAGATAAACAGCCATTAAGCATTTCAAAAAAGTTTTTTTTGATGATGAGTTATATTATCCTTATTTGTTGGGCAATTGTGATTATATGGCCTCTTTTTCAGATGATTTTATCTGCTTTTAATGGAAAACAAGAACAGTATCTGACGTTAAATGATCCATTTGTTTTTTCATTCAAACATTTTAAATATTTGTTTCAAGAAACATTATTTTTGAAATGGACCCAAAATACTTTATTTATTGCTTTGGCTACAGCAGTATTAACGTTAATTATTGTTTCATTTACAGGATATGCTTATTCAAGATATAGATTTAAAGGAAAGAAGGTTTCCTTAATGGCTATGATGTTGATACAAGCCATTCCTACTTTTGCTGGAATTACTGCTTATTTTACTATGTATTCTGTTATATCTGCCATAAATCCGGCTTTTACAAGGCAAATGATGCTTGTATTGATTTATGCAGGAGGAGGAATTGCAAATAATACGTTTATATTAAAAGGGTATATTGATTCTATTTCTACAGAATTAGATGATGCAGCTAAAATAGATGGTTGTTCTAATCTACAAATTTATAGATTAATTATCATGCCTATTGTAAAACCAATGTTAGCATTAATAGCTCTATGGTCATTTATTGGACCTTTTATGGACTATTTATTGCCAAAAGTTTTACTTACTAATCCAGAAAGTTATACATTAGCAGCAGGATTATTTACATTGATCAATGATATTAGAACTATAAATCAGCCTGCTTTTGCTGCAGGAGGATTATTAACATCAATCCCTGTAGTAATATTATTTATTGTATTACAAAAGCAATTAGTTTCAGGGTTAGCGAAAGGGTCTGTAAAAGGTTAA
- a CDS encoding carbohydrate ABC transporter permease, which yields MEYNKFLYDEFGNIYERKNLYLKEIVELNEKIKEANPNEKNYLRRQQKELIKKRGEHPYNIKFKKFKESEKNFIKSLKKKKKDFINQLDQSLPYKVKKLKIECFIAQEKYNFYKKYIDLTYDAQFEYEKNRILMKELPPIIESIVKETKAVQNAIKDRKNIDLNQEKKIELEFKKFKKEQKKALKLEQRKLKEKRKKGLISRKAQINENKILKQKYKEAVLLKSYDCFEKRNKEFIKNKKHEIKQKTKLGLKEINFNIADRKKRIPIELEKNKVKIAYFTLLFPGVGQILNSQYKKGILFLIATFFIYFIAIPYALGFGNYQGEGIKGLITLAEGGRRVDKSLIFMIEGIIAIFLLIISLFLLYFSFKDVLKVEKNKIKGIRPKNWFEIKSSFQEEGFPYIANLPGLIVIVFIILVPVTTTILLSFTGMDPQHQSKFYWIGIQNYKLIFLGQGLAGSVFWLTLGWTIVWTLVATTLAIIIGFILALLVNQDRIKGKAFFRTVYLLPWAVPAFITIMFFSIMLSPNGAISQLIQSIWNIEISVKTDAMQTRIALILLQGWLGSSYIFLLSTGVLQAIPNDLYEAAEMDGATTWQKLKHITIPIVLFQTAPLLIGQYVFNFNNFSIIYLFNGGGPFEPTLYGNLAGSSDLLISYIYKLTIENQYQGIGAAITVFVSIAVMFASFLGYRNSKAFKEERL from the coding sequence ATGGAGTATAATAAATTTTTATATGATGAGTTTGGAAATATATATGAGAGAAAAAATTTATATTTGAAAGAAATAGTTGAATTAAATGAAAAAATAAAAGAAGCAAACCCAAATGAAAAAAATTATTTGAGGCGGCAGCAAAAAGAGCTAATAAAAAAAAGAGGAGAGCATCCATATAATATAAAATTCAAAAAATTTAAAGAGAGTGAAAAAAATTTTATAAAATCTTTAAAGAAGAAAAAGAAAGATTTTATAAATCAATTAGATCAATCTTTACCTTATAAAGTTAAAAAACTCAAGATTGAATGTTTTATAGCACAAGAAAAATATAATTTTTATAAAAAGTATATAGATTTGACTTATGATGCGCAATTTGAGTATGAAAAAAATAGAATTTTAATGAAGGAACTGCCTCCTATCATAGAGTCTATAGTAAAAGAAACAAAAGCTGTACAAAACGCGATAAAAGATAGAAAAAATATAGATTTAAATCAGGAAAAAAAAATTGAATTAGAATTTAAAAAATTTAAAAAAGAACAAAAAAAAGCATTGAAATTAGAACAAAGAAAATTAAAGGAAAAAAGAAAAAAAGGGTTGATTTCTAGAAAAGCACAGATAAATGAAAATAAAATTCTTAAACAAAAATATAAAGAAGCTGTTTTATTAAAATCTTATGATTGTTTTGAGAAAAGGAATAAGGAATTTATAAAAAATAAAAAACATGAGATAAAACAAAAAACAAAATTAGGTTTAAAGGAAATAAATTTCAATATTGCTGATCGAAAAAAGAGAATTCCTATTGAACTAGAAAAAAATAAGGTTAAGATTGCCTATTTTACATTGCTATTTCCAGGAGTAGGGCAAATATTAAATAGTCAGTATAAAAAAGGAATCTTATTTCTCATTGCTACTTTTTTTATTTATTTTATTGCGATTCCTTATGCATTAGGGTTTGGAAATTATCAGGGAGAAGGTATAAAAGGATTGATTACTTTAGCTGAAGGGGGAAGAAGAGTAGATAAATCTTTGATATTTATGATAGAAGGTATCATTGCAATTTTCTTACTGATTATTTCTTTATTTCTTTTATATTTTTCTTTTAAAGATGTGTTAAAAGTAGAAAAAAATAAGATAAAAGGAATAAGACCTAAAAATTGGTTTGAGATAAAATCTAGTTTTCAAGAAGAAGGATTTCCTTATATAGCTAATCTTCCTGGATTAATTGTTATTGTATTTATTATATTAGTGCCAGTTACTACTACTATTTTATTGTCCTTTACGGGAATGGATCCTCAACATCAATCTAAATTTTATTGGATAGGAATACAAAATTATAAATTAATATTCTTAGGACAAGGTTTAGCAGGATCTGTTTTTTGGCTTACTTTAGGATGGACTATTGTTTGGACTTTAGTGGCTACGACCCTTGCTATAATAATAGGATTTATTTTAGCTTTATTAGTGAATCAAGATAGAATAAAAGGAAAGGCTTTTTTTAGAACTGTTTATTTATTACCTTGGGCTGTTCCAGCTTTTATTACAATTATGTTTTTTAGTATTATGTTATCTCCCAATGGAGCGATTTCTCAATTAATTCAATCTATTTGGAATATAGAAATAAGTGTAAAAACCGATGCTATGCAAACTAGGATTGCTTTAATTTTGTTACAAGGATGGTTAGGAAGTTCCTATATATTTTTATTGTCTACAGGGGTATTACAAGCAATCCCAAATGATCTATACGAAGCAGCAGAAATGGACGGGGCTACTACATGGCAAAAATTAAAACATATTACAATTCCCATAGTATTATTTCAAACAGCGCCTTTATTAATAGGACAATATGTATTTAATTTTAATAATTTTTCTATAATTTATTTATTTAATGGAGGAGGACCTTTTGAACCAACACTTTATGGGAATTTAGCTGGGTCTTCGGATTTACTTATATCTTATATTTATAAATTAACGATAGAGAATCAATATCAGGGGATAGGAGCAGCAATTACTGTGTTTGTATCTATAGCTGTAATGTTTGCTTCTTTTTTAGGATATAGAAATTCAAAAGCTTTCAAAGAGGAGCGATTATAA
- a CDS encoding metallophosphoesterase family protein: MDTVRILHTADLHLNNGFTAANFPYMIVKERQKDLLEAFDKIIKICCQKKVNLLFFSGDLFEYKFVDLNTIEYVNNQFSKLSNTYVFILPGNHDPFYMLDYYRNFLWSKNVFIFNNQYKKVEIEELNVVIHGIGFGYQEEKRPILKSLVCEPSKKINILLLHGSDMTIAPKKESNYLPFEQLDLINSGFDYIALGHYHQYKEIKNLYGKIIAAYPGSPEPLGFDEEGRHGIILANINKKQNDISLLPISKRQYFKLDIDISNCEDFQQIKKNIKKIISNKYPEKNLFSIKLIGNYSWKLGESLELLYDQCRDLAYYIEFQDNTEEMYDLDTLIAENTLLSSYILEIQDKLKKEKDIKKRNILKKALKIGIDALKGGGYTT; the protein is encoded by the coding sequence TTGGATACAGTTCGGATTCTTCATACTGCAGATTTACACTTAAATAATGGCTTTACTGCAGCCAATTTCCCTTATATGATTGTAAAAGAAAGGCAGAAAGATTTATTAGAAGCTTTTGATAAAATAATTAAAATTTGTTGTCAAAAAAAAGTAAATTTATTATTTTTTTCAGGAGATTTATTTGAATATAAGTTTGTAGATTTAAATACAATTGAATATGTAAACAATCAATTTTCAAAATTAAGTAATACTTATGTTTTTATATTACCTGGAAATCATGATCCGTTTTATATGTTGGATTATTATAGAAATTTTTTATGGAGTAAAAATGTTTTTATTTTTAATAATCAGTATAAAAAAGTTGAAATAGAAGAATTAAATGTAGTGATTCATGGAATAGGATTTGGATATCAAGAAGAAAAAAGACCTATTTTAAAATCTTTAGTTTGTGAACCTTCTAAAAAAATAAATATATTATTGCTTCATGGAAGCGATATGACTATTGCACCAAAAAAAGAATCAAATTATTTACCTTTTGAGCAGTTAGATTTAATAAACAGTGGTTTTGATTATATTGCTTTAGGGCATTATCATCAATATAAAGAAATAAAAAATTTGTATGGAAAGATAATAGCTGCTTATCCCGGAAGTCCAGAACCATTAGGTTTTGATGAAGAAGGAAGGCATGGTATTATATTGGCAAATATAAATAAGAAGCAAAATGATATATCTTTACTTCCTATTTCTAAAAGACAATATTTTAAATTAGATATTGATATCTCTAATTGTGAAGATTTTCAACAGATTAAGAAAAATATTAAAAAAATAATTTCTAATAAATATCCAGAAAAAAATTTATTTTCTATAAAATTAATTGGAAATTATTCTTGGAAATTAGGAGAATCCCTTGAGTTATTATATGATCAATGTAGAGATTTAGCATATTATATAGAATTTCAAGATAATACGGAGGAGATGTATGATTTGGATACTTTAATTGCCGAAAATACATTACTTTCTTCTTATATATTAGAAATACAAGATAAGTTAAAAAAAGAAAAAGATATAAAAAAAAGAAATATTTTAAAAAAAGCATTAAAAATAGGAATTGATGCATTAAAAGGTGGAGGATATACCACATGA
- a CDS encoding ATP-binding protein, giving the protein MKLKKAYIQAFGKFSNTLISFSPTLNLIYGENESGKSTLGKFIFHMLYGQKKYGVKKRIYLPDYEQYFPWNSSLYQGVLQYSLDKNIYRIERNFHMDFEEVRIFDDKTGQDITNCFHYDARKELQFLTQQIGLNQQYFKNTVYVEQNEMKGLLHKNKDSVLEELLGKTIYGINAENHQKTIKQIIKGLEKRKKEIGSTNNKSKPLGSTYNDLQKKLQEKYELDKKINSYKEYQQTFVELSQQLEQIQKRKKELESEKNYLNKKMIKNKIDVIEELLEEKQELQKYIHENFSNNIKQCSLEELYSEKKIIDRNEKQSLLVSILWMSIEGILVMSASFFWNLWFFLLIIIVLFFFIREILKRKNIHKNKEKLFYKIEKFSQYQDALNEMKRLQEKIKEETSMYSLEELKDKYQHLEQQDIKVSFNMNLDDIEKLLKELDEKERKLIREKTLYEVKIQEKNLNPLRLKKIEREIYRLENIIKNLEENIQAIDISISTFKKLEKEQRLEYLPHIIKKTEENIYRITKKYHTIKVDDEYRIKTLDAETKKLIPIENLSQGTCNQFYFSLRLGFIQGLSPKPIYLPIILDEPFLSFDNKRFEESMNLLISLSKKHQVIIFTSQKREKDYLDRNKIQYHYIEL; this is encoded by the coding sequence ATGAAATTAAAAAAAGCTTATATTCAGGCTTTTGGAAAATTTTCTAATACTTTGATTTCCTTTTCACCTACTTTAAACTTGATCTATGGAGAAAATGAATCCGGAAAATCTACTCTTGGAAAATTTATTTTTCATATGCTATATGGTCAAAAAAAATATGGAGTAAAAAAAAGAATCTATCTACCTGATTATGAACAATATTTTCCATGGAACAGTTCTCTTTATCAAGGTGTTTTGCAATATTCTTTGGATAAAAATATTTATAGAATAGAAAGAAATTTTCATATGGATTTTGAAGAAGTTAGAATTTTTGATGATAAAACTGGGCAGGATATTACAAATTGTTTTCATTATGATGCTCGAAAAGAATTACAATTTTTAACGCAGCAAATAGGATTAAATCAGCAATACTTTAAAAATACTGTTTATGTAGAACAAAATGAAATGAAAGGATTATTACATAAAAATAAAGATTCGGTATTAGAAGAATTATTGGGGAAAACTATTTATGGTATAAATGCAGAAAACCATCAAAAAACAATTAAACAAATTATAAAAGGATTAGAAAAAAGAAAAAAAGAGATAGGTTCAACAAATAATAAAAGTAAGCCTTTAGGCAGTACTTATAATGATTTACAGAAAAAACTGCAAGAAAAATATGAATTAGATAAAAAAATAAATTCTTATAAAGAATATCAACAAACTTTTGTAGAACTTTCTCAGCAATTAGAGCAGATACAAAAAAGAAAGAAAGAGTTAGAGAGTGAAAAAAATTATTTAAATAAAAAAATGATAAAAAATAAAATTGATGTAATTGAAGAATTATTAGAAGAAAAACAGGAGTTGCAGAAGTATATTCATGAAAATTTTTCAAATAATATTAAACAGTGTTCTTTAGAAGAACTTTATTCTGAAAAAAAAATAATAGATAGAAATGAAAAACAATCATTGCTTGTTTCTATTTTATGGATGAGTATTGAGGGAATTTTAGTTATGAGTGCTTCTTTTTTTTGGAATTTATGGTTTTTTTTATTGATAATAATTGTTTTATTTTTTTTCATTAGAGAAATATTAAAGAGAAAGAATATTCACAAAAATAAAGAAAAGCTTTTTTATAAAATAGAAAAATTTAGTCAATATCAAGATGCTTTAAATGAAATGAAGCGATTACAAGAAAAAATTAAAGAAGAGACTTCTATGTATTCTTTAGAGGAATTAAAAGATAAGTATCAACATTTAGAACAACAAGATATAAAAGTTAGTTTTAATATGAACTTAGATGATATTGAAAAATTATTGAAAGAGTTAGATGAGAAAGAACGTAAGCTTATACGAGAAAAAACATTGTATGAAGTAAAAATACAAGAAAAAAATTTAAATCCATTAAGACTAAAAAAAATAGAAAGAGAGATTTATCGTTTAGAAAATATTATAAAAAATTTGGAAGAGAATATTCAAGCAATCGATATTTCTATTTCTACTTTTAAAAAATTAGAAAAAGAGCAAAGATTAGAGTATCTTCCTCATATTATTAAGAAAACAGAAGAAAATATATATAGAATAACAAAAAAATATCATACCATAAAAGTAGATGATGAATATCGAATTAAGACTTTAGATGCTGAAACTAAGAAATTAATACCAATAGAAAATTTGAGCCAAGGAACCTGTAATCAATTTTATTTTTCTCTCAGATTAGGTTTTATTCAAGGACTTTCTCCTAAACCAATTTATCTTCCTATTATATTAGATGAGCCATTTTTAAGTTTTGATAATAAGCGTTTTGAGGAAAGTATGAATTTATTAATAAGTTTATCAAAAAAGCATCAGGTTATTATTTTTACCAGTCAAAAAAGAGAAAAGGATTATTTAGATAGGAATAAAATTCAGTATCATTATATTGAACTTTAG